One window of the Niallia circulans genome contains the following:
- a CDS encoding spore germination protein, producing the protein MLRKITRSKVQEVTEEKKETTLSTILHENQNILQSIFHSCFDVVFHSFKIFNEINAIVIYIDGLNNKEVLEDHVLKPLQQRKNKHTTSLKENIEESVFSTDVKEVTTVEEVVKEILNGKPVLMVDSINKAYTFGLANWQKRSIEEPSSESVVRGPREGFIETMQINLSLIRRKIKSSMLKAELINLGRYTNTSVAITYIDGLVEVDLLEEIKRRLNSIQVDSILESGYIEELIEDNSYSPFPQILNTERPDVVAAHLLEGRVAILVDGTPFVLIVPISLISLLHSSEDYYERFIISTAVRILRFVFMVISLLLPSLYVSIVTFHQEMIPTNLLISIAAAREAVPFPAVVEALIMEISFEALREAGVRLPKQIGSAVSIVGALVIGQAAVQAGLVSAPMVIVVALTGIASFMSPYTATGSALRLLRFPIMLFASMLGLLGIMLCVIAIIIHLCSLRSFGLPYLAPLAPVKNTELKDAIARAPWWKMDTRPSLTGNVNKYRQRASQKPKTKRN; encoded by the coding sequence TTGTTAAGGAAAATCACTCGAAGTAAAGTACAAGAAGTAACAGAAGAGAAAAAGGAGACGACTCTTTCAACAATTCTTCATGAAAATCAAAATATACTACAATCGATTTTTCATTCATGCTTTGATGTAGTATTCCATTCATTTAAAATTTTCAATGAAATAAATGCGATTGTTATTTATATAGATGGGTTGAATAATAAAGAGGTATTAGAAGATCATGTATTAAAACCATTGCAGCAAAGGAAAAATAAACATACAACAAGCTTAAAAGAGAACATAGAAGAAAGCGTATTTTCGACAGATGTAAAGGAAGTCACTACAGTAGAGGAAGTGGTTAAGGAAATATTAAATGGAAAACCTGTATTAATGGTGGATTCTATCAATAAAGCATATACTTTTGGTTTAGCTAATTGGCAGAAACGATCAATTGAAGAGCCATCCAGTGAAAGTGTTGTTAGGGGACCAAGAGAAGGATTTATAGAGACTATGCAGATTAATCTATCACTCATTAGAAGAAAGATTAAAAGTTCTATGTTAAAAGCAGAATTAATCAATCTTGGTAGATATACGAATACAAGTGTGGCAATCACCTATATCGACGGTCTAGTAGAGGTAGATCTCTTAGAGGAGATAAAAAGAAGACTAAATAGTATTCAAGTAGATAGTATTTTAGAGAGTGGATATATAGAGGAGCTAATAGAAGATAACTCGTATTCTCCATTCCCACAAATTCTCAATACAGAGCGACCGGACGTAGTTGCAGCGCATTTATTAGAAGGAAGAGTGGCTATTTTGGTAGATGGAACGCCTTTTGTTTTGATTGTTCCAATCAGCCTCATAAGCTTATTGCATTCATCTGAAGATTACTATGAGCGTTTCATAATAAGTACAGCAGTACGAATTCTACGTTTTGTGTTTATGGTTATTTCGCTTTTATTACCGTCACTTTATGTTTCAATAGTTACGTTTCATCAAGAAATGATTCCGACAAATTTATTAATTAGTATTGCAGCAGCAAGAGAAGCTGTTCCGTTTCCAGCGGTTGTTGAAGCACTTATTATGGAAATATCCTTTGAAGCGCTAAGAGAGGCAGGAGTTCGACTGCCAAAGCAAATCGGCTCGGCGGTAAGTATTGTCGGAGCACTAGTTATTGGGCAAGCGGCAGTTCAGGCTGGATTAGTATCTGCACCAATGGTTATTGTAGTTGCTTTAACTGGAATTGCATCTTTTATGTCCCCTTATACAGCTACTGGCTCAGCATTAAGACTATTACGATTTCCGATTATGTTGTTTGCAAGTATGTTAGGCTTGCTCGGAATCATGCTATGTGTGATTGCTATTATCATTCATTTATGTAGTTTACGCTCATTTGGTCTTCCGTATCTTGCACCACTAGCGCCAGTCAAAAACACAGAATTAAAGGATGCGATTGCTAGAGCTCCATGGTGGAAAATGGATACACGACCAAGTTTAACGGGAAATGTTAATAAGTATCGACAGAGGGCAAGCCAGAAACCAAAAACAAAAAGAAATTAA
- a CDS encoding Ger(x)C family spore germination protein: MDKQFLSEAIKYKMIMLILFSSIFLTGCWDRREVFDMAIVLGTAIDKTDDGQIEVSIQVLIPQSIGGSSESGGQGGNKEIVMVKNGKGKTISDATSNLEMQLSRNIFWGHCKMYIFSENFAKENGIRKELEYLIRHPKPRERAYLYIAKGLAKDMLEVTPDLELYVGEGMRRLVEKQIVVKQTIKDVEEMLTSDTKSIILPYMYIEKSEKGEASIVITEASIFNRDKMVGVINNDAMRGVLWLRNEVKINSITVPLKEREYISVRVTSGKTSLKPKIINGNWRMDINVQIKCEVTQNGTNLNVFDPKIVATLEEELEKATRKKIEVALQAVQQDLKVDVIGFGEAFHRKYPKDWKQAESDWEYYFSNIKTKTKVKATVLRSGLTTSSSSLK; this comes from the coding sequence ATGGATAAGCAATTTCTATCTGAAGCAATTAAATATAAAATGATCATGCTTATTCTTTTTAGTTCAATATTTTTAACTGGATGCTGGGATAGAAGAGAAGTGTTTGATATGGCTATTGTCTTAGGAACAGCAATCGATAAGACAGATGACGGACAAATAGAAGTAAGTATTCAGGTTTTAATTCCCCAATCAATAGGAGGGAGTTCCGAATCTGGTGGACAAGGTGGTAATAAAGAGATTGTGATGGTGAAAAACGGGAAAGGGAAAACTATTTCAGATGCTACATCTAATTTAGAGATGCAATTATCTAGAAATATATTTTGGGGACATTGCAAAATGTATATTTTTAGTGAGAATTTCGCTAAAGAAAATGGAATTAGAAAGGAGCTAGAATATCTTATTCGCCATCCCAAGCCTAGAGAAAGAGCGTATCTTTATATAGCAAAAGGGCTTGCTAAGGATATGTTAGAAGTAACTCCAGATTTAGAGTTATATGTTGGAGAAGGAATGAGAAGGTTAGTAGAAAAGCAAATAGTTGTGAAACAAACAATTAAAGATGTAGAGGAAATGCTGACAAGTGATACAAAATCAATTATTTTGCCTTATATGTACATAGAAAAAAGTGAAAAGGGAGAGGCATCTATTGTTATTACCGAAGCTTCTATTTTTAATAGAGATAAGATGGTCGGAGTTATTAATAATGATGCAATGAGGGGAGTTCTCTGGCTCCGTAATGAAGTCAAGATAAATAGTATTACAGTTCCTTTAAAAGAGCGAGAATATATATCTGTCAGAGTGACTTCAGGAAAGACTAGCTTGAAACCGAAAATCATTAACGGAAACTGGAGGATGGATATAAATGTGCAGATCAAATGTGAAGTTACTCAAAATGGGACAAATTTAAATGTGTTTGACCCTAAAATAGTGGCAACATTAGAAGAGGAGTTAGAAAAGGCAACGAGGAAAAAAATAGAAGTAGCACTTCAAGCTGTTCAACAAGACCTCAAGGTAGATGTTATAGGTTTTGGCGAAGCATTCCATCGTAAATATCCAAAGGATTGGAAACAAGCGGAAAGCGATTGGGAATATTA